Within Schaalia sp. HMT-172, the genomic segment CGCCTTTTGCAAGACTGTTATCCGCTGTGCCGCCTTGGACAAGATTTTGAAGCTTAAACGGCAATGGGAACGGCAAGTTTCCCTTGACTATCTGATGAACGAGAAGTTTGTCCAGTTTGCCGCGTCGGAGCCGGACGAGGAATACCCATTTACCGTCTGCGGTCAGACCGTCCTGCTCTGCAACGCCGCCCTTGCCGACGCGATCTCTGTTTTGCCGGAGCAGACGCGGGAAGAAATCCTGCGCTATTACTTTCTGCGCC encodes:
- a CDS encoding sigma-70 family RNA polymerase sigma factor, producing MTDQIAYQEYIQRRYNAFCKTVIRCAALDKILKLKRQWERQVSLDYLMNEKFVQFAASEPDEEYPFTVCGQTVLLCNAALADAISVLPEQTREEILRYYFLRQPQRVIGACIGRSRSTAGRHIQLALQRLREEMGVSRYE